One Candidatus Nitrososphaera evergladensis SR1 genomic window carries:
- a CDS encoding winged helix-turn-helix transcriptional regulator — protein MEELSETVSAQDLLLKLIEREPGIRYRELLRSTGFANGVLTYHLSALERASVIRVDRQQARITRYYPVNVPESESQVLGYIRHEPIREIVSFVLSQDMCTFAEIVEHTGKAPSTISAHLKRLKDAGILSVRYGEYQLYSLANKELIADVLSKYRQTFADKVVDNYVEMLDEL, from the coding sequence ATGGAAGAACTATCTGAAACCGTCAGCGCCCAGGACCTCCTCTTGAAGCTTATCGAGCGTGAGCCGGGCATCCGCTACCGGGAACTCTTGCGGTCTACCGGCTTTGCAAACGGCGTGCTGACATATCATCTGTCGGCGCTTGAAAGGGCAAGCGTGATAAGGGTGGATAGGCAGCAGGCGCGAATCACCCGCTACTATCCGGTCAACGTGCCGGAAAGCGAGTCGCAGGTGCTGGGCTACATCAGGCACGAGCCAATACGCGAGATAGTGTCGTTTGTGCTGTCGCAGGACATGTGCACTTTTGCAGAAATAGTCGAGCACACGGGCAAGGCGCCTTCCACCATTTCGGCGCACCTAAAGCGGCTAAAGGACGCCGGCATCCTGTCCGTCAGGTATGGCGAGTACCAGCTGTACAGCCTTGCAAACAAGGAGCTCATCGCCGACGTGCTTTCCAAGTACCGCCAGACCTTTGCCGACAAGGTCGTCGACAATTACGTTGAAATGTTGGACGAGCTCTAG
- a CDS encoding copper resistance CopC/CopD family protein, giving the protein MSSHRLSFLVIFALAALALLLPTVEPAFGHAVPAKYSIGPNAQFHEKSELPRQLAISFSERPDPKVSYIRVADAQDQRVDNNDFSVIGENGRQAAVTIDTNKVKDGIYTVSWFTMSLDDGHITEGAYVFGVGHEVMPQQQTPSETRYVTSSEDALAKWPLLVAQAAIVGGAMAHAILQKKLEGRPSRRFSIILLASAGAMAASATVIMLLQAGNLAVAAGAPLGQAVQSLVATSPAGAVWLIRLATSAIVAGAIFAYMVKKNGSKLLLLYAALAAGAVSLFSNSILSHNSAAPFLPALAIALDWTHFMAVSAWVGGLFYLAAVFAPATRQSPRQLATALPTFSLVATASLGVIGVTGIYMAWVHLHMLDSLFSTPYGTSLAIKLAAALPMVLLGAYHQLRLHRELVVIAKRSGRRQQEYAATARFGRTIKAEALVGIGVLLAASFLTITSPPMQAAMEQPGQHFMHQVNIAGTDVALEISPFQPGVNTFTATLLEGDGKPPQNIASVVLRFTNVNAGVGPLVVTLQKAGDGSVYSATGGYLSQAGEWKIDFIAQRINAYDLNHSFVANLGNGSTTTMMPGMATMPGMENNNNPKEMPMPSFDSFAALAMGLAAAVAGGSAFYARQSRIQMKKTLAALS; this is encoded by the coding sequence ATGTCGAGCCATCGCCTGTCCTTCCTCGTTATTTTTGCGCTGGCAGCTCTTGCGCTACTGCTGCCTACAGTAGAGCCTGCGTTTGGCCATGCGGTGCCGGCGAAATATTCCATTGGGCCAAACGCGCAGTTCCATGAAAAGTCCGAGCTTCCGCGACAGCTTGCAATATCCTTTTCAGAGCGCCCGGACCCAAAGGTAAGCTACATCCGAGTCGCAGACGCGCAGGACCAGCGCGTCGACAACAACGACTTTTCAGTCATTGGCGAAAACGGCAGGCAGGCCGCTGTGACAATCGACACGAACAAGGTCAAGGACGGGATCTACACCGTGTCATGGTTTACGATGTCACTTGACGACGGGCACATCACGGAAGGCGCATACGTCTTTGGCGTGGGCCACGAGGTAATGCCGCAGCAGCAGACGCCAAGCGAGACGCGGTACGTCACGTCGTCTGAAGACGCGCTTGCCAAGTGGCCTCTGCTGGTGGCGCAGGCGGCAATAGTCGGCGGGGCGATGGCACACGCGATCCTGCAGAAAAAGCTTGAAGGCCGTCCGTCTCGCAGGTTTTCAATCATCCTGCTTGCAAGCGCAGGCGCCATGGCCGCGTCTGCCACCGTAATCATGCTCTTGCAGGCCGGCAACCTTGCCGTGGCAGCTGGCGCTCCACTTGGGCAGGCCGTACAGTCGCTTGTTGCAACCTCGCCTGCCGGCGCCGTGTGGCTAATCCGGCTTGCAACATCTGCAATAGTGGCCGGCGCGATTTTTGCCTACATGGTGAAGAAAAATGGCAGCAAACTGCTGCTATTGTATGCCGCGCTTGCGGCAGGCGCGGTCTCGCTGTTCTCAAACAGCATACTGAGCCACAACTCTGCCGCGCCGTTTCTGCCCGCGCTTGCGATCGCGCTTGACTGGACGCATTTTATGGCAGTGTCTGCGTGGGTCGGGGGCCTGTTCTACCTGGCAGCCGTGTTTGCGCCGGCGACGCGGCAGTCTCCGCGCCAGCTTGCGACTGCGCTTCCAACCTTTTCGCTTGTGGCCACCGCGTCGCTTGGGGTCATCGGCGTGACTGGGATCTACATGGCATGGGTCCACCTGCACATGCTGGACTCGCTCTTTTCCACGCCGTACGGGACGAGCCTTGCGATAAAGCTTGCAGCCGCCCTCCCCATGGTCCTCCTTGGCGCATACCACCAGCTGAGGCTGCACCGGGAACTGGTCGTGATTGCAAAAAGATCAGGCCGCCGCCAGCAAGAATATGCCGCCACGGCGCGCTTTGGCCGGACCATCAAGGCCGAGGCGCTTGTCGGGATAGGCGTGCTCCTTGCCGCGTCGTTTCTCACGATAACGTCGCCTCCAATGCAGGCGGCCATGGAGCAGCCAGGCCAGCATTTTATGCACCAAGTGAACATAGCCGGCACGGATGTCGCGCTGGAGATATCGCCCTTCCAGCCGGGCGTCAACACGTTTACAGCCACGCTCTTGGAAGGAGACGGCAAGCCTCCGCAAAACATTGCAAGCGTGGTGCTGCGGTTTACAAACGTGAACGCCGGGGTGGGGCCGCTGGTAGTCACGCTGCAAAAAGCCGGCGACGGCAGTGTTTATTCGGCCACCGGAGGCTATTTGAGCCAGGCAGGCGAGTGGAAGATAGACTTTATAGCGCAGAGGATAAACGCGTACGACCTGAACCACAGCTTTGTCGCAAACCTTGGCAACGGGTCGACGACAACAATGATGCCCGGAATGGCAACGATGCCGGGAATGGAAAACAATAACAACCCTAAAGAAATGCCTATGCCAAGCTTTGACTCGTTTGCGGCCCTTGCGATGGGTCTTGCCGCAGCCGTGGCCGGCGGGAGCGCATTCTATGCAAGGCAGAGCAGGATACAGATGAAAAAGACGCTTGCCGCCCTGAGCTAG
- a CDS encoding DUF4149 domain-containing protein, producing the protein MSVRPSLLYVLAASLLAVTLAFAIMPPQQSFAHPITVSSSPKPFQSLSSSPPEVTVSFTEPIELSYSTISVLGPDGSRVDKNDPHLVNGDTASLGVSLQPNLPDGVYTVTTRVLSAVDGHVVEGAFTFGIGTAVTPSVGPTAAPSQVLSPLESASRFPGMVGQVIVVGAAFGSLWLWRPLSRVPWLASAISSQRAAIDRKMVKLIIIGAAIVIGSNFAMIAVQAIDINAGIAQAIATKFGNVWTTRMIESSILMIITVFVYRKLARTGGLPTKAEMLAILVMGLAVLVTSSLIAHGAATGQIAAILLDFFHNTAASIWIGGLILMGFVAVPKILAMADERARAAAVSILIPRFSTIVVTILGISIITGPLLLFLIESDLSLTLASTYGKVLAIKLALAGVMVAMGGYSQFVIQKKAMVAMVGGSSVQSNGYGRFAKSLKAEAGVGIALLLMVSIMANSSLPAGEFPQYGKQPVDQQAAFAATSQQQTAAAASTKFTQTLYAPSGSVNLGIDPFAVGQNRFTLAFSGSDGKPATDVNAATIKLTQVEKGIGPININATRQQDGTFVGDAAFSLPGMWSIQVEGVRSSSSNIVASLDIPVRPAISSLGFEVKEYKTPESSKPLFPIFDAKRQSIWAGDQTIGSGRIWQFDIATGKYTVHNLTGGVNIASIVRLGSDGKIWYIDPTKYLLGQYDPDTKTNRNFPLPEKGIIAGLAIDNDGNVWMPVTESNKVFKFEPASGKFTAFNIPTPQSGPVNITVDRDGKLWMPESAVGKIAMIDPATGNITEYAPKGSNKLVVPTSIFPDPNGHDLYITEHEGHTVTAFNPLFETFHEYPALNSAGLPFGMAADSYGNIWVAQHTIDRVAVFDPRTGASTEAKIPTSGSFVQYLVADDKGKIWFAEQQGSALGSITITAKPSSPAPQPGNNGTPEEAKSPVTNIGFSLADLAGPAIAAGIVISALMYAKSEMDLKRNVRTAMRNLH; encoded by the coding sequence TTGTCTGTTCGGCCATCGCTGCTGTACGTTCTTGCCGCTTCCTTACTGGCGGTGACGCTTGCCTTTGCAATCATGCCGCCGCAGCAGTCCTTTGCCCACCCGATAACTGTAAGCTCTTCCCCAAAGCCGTTTCAGAGCCTGTCTTCCTCACCACCTGAAGTGACAGTCTCGTTCACAGAGCCGATAGAGCTTTCGTACAGCACGATATCCGTGCTTGGACCCGACGGATCACGAGTTGACAAGAACGACCCGCACCTTGTGAACGGCGATACTGCGAGCCTCGGAGTATCTCTGCAGCCAAACCTGCCTGACGGCGTCTATACCGTCACCACGAGGGTGCTTTCTGCAGTTGACGGCCACGTGGTAGAAGGCGCATTTACGTTTGGGATTGGAACCGCAGTCACGCCTTCCGTGGGCCCTACGGCAGCACCTTCGCAGGTCCTGTCTCCGCTAGAGTCAGCGTCAAGGTTCCCCGGCATGGTAGGCCAGGTTATCGTAGTCGGCGCAGCGTTTGGCTCGCTGTGGCTGTGGAGGCCGCTTTCTCGCGTGCCGTGGCTTGCAAGCGCAATATCCTCTCAACGCGCCGCAATCGACCGCAAGATGGTAAAACTCATCATAATCGGCGCGGCAATCGTGATTGGCTCAAACTTTGCCATGATAGCCGTGCAGGCAATCGACATCAACGCGGGGATAGCCCAGGCGATAGCGACCAAGTTTGGCAACGTATGGACTACGCGCATGATCGAGTCGTCAATTCTCATGATAATTACGGTGTTTGTGTACCGCAAGCTGGCCAGGACCGGCGGGCTTCCAACCAAGGCCGAGATGCTTGCAATACTCGTAATGGGCCTTGCGGTGCTCGTGACATCAAGCCTGATAGCGCACGGCGCGGCCACCGGACAGATAGCTGCCATCCTGCTTGACTTTTTCCACAACACGGCGGCCAGCATCTGGATAGGCGGCCTGATACTGATGGGCTTTGTGGCGGTGCCAAAAATCCTTGCGATGGCCGACGAGCGCGCAAGGGCTGCGGCAGTTTCCATCCTGATACCGCGCTTTTCAACCATAGTAGTCACGATACTTGGCATCTCTATCATAACCGGGCCCCTCCTGCTGTTCCTCATCGAGAGCGACCTTTCATTGACGCTTGCATCCACGTACGGCAAGGTCCTTGCGATCAAGCTGGCGCTTGCCGGCGTGATGGTCGCAATGGGCGGGTACTCGCAGTTTGTCATACAGAAAAAGGCGATGGTCGCAATGGTCGGGGGCTCTTCCGTCCAGTCAAACGGCTACGGTCGCTTTGCCAAGAGCCTGAAGGCAGAGGCCGGAGTCGGAATAGCGCTGCTCCTCATGGTGTCGATAATGGCCAACAGCTCGCTTCCCGCTGGCGAGTTCCCCCAGTACGGCAAGCAGCCAGTGGACCAGCAGGCGGCGTTTGCAGCTACTTCGCAGCAACAAACGGCAGCAGCGGCATCTACAAAATTCACCCAGACGCTGTACGCTCCTTCCGGCAGTGTAAACCTCGGTATAGACCCGTTTGCGGTGGGCCAGAACAGGTTTACGCTTGCGTTCTCTGGAAGCGACGGCAAGCCGGCGACGGACGTAAATGCTGCAACTATAAAGCTGACGCAGGTTGAAAAGGGAATAGGCCCGATAAACATCAACGCTACGCGCCAGCAGGACGGCACGTTCGTCGGAGACGCGGCGTTCAGCCTGCCTGGCATGTGGTCGATACAGGTGGAAGGCGTGCGCTCCTCTTCGTCAAACATCGTGGCAAGCCTTGACATCCCCGTCAGGCCAGCGATATCCAGCCTTGGCTTTGAGGTCAAGGAGTACAAGACGCCAGAAAGTAGCAAACCCTTGTTCCCCATATTTGATGCAAAACGCCAGTCGATATGGGCCGGCGACCAAACAATTGGCTCTGGAAGGATATGGCAGTTCGATATAGCGACCGGCAAATATACTGTGCACAACTTGACCGGCGGGGTCAATATTGCATCGATAGTAAGGCTTGGAAGCGATGGCAAGATATGGTACATAGACCCTACCAAGTATCTTCTTGGACAGTACGATCCTGATACAAAGACGAACCGCAATTTCCCCCTGCCAGAAAAGGGCATAATAGCCGGACTTGCAATCGACAACGATGGAAATGTGTGGATGCCCGTAACAGAGTCGAACAAGGTATTCAAGTTCGAGCCTGCATCCGGCAAATTCACTGCATTTAACATACCGACACCTCAGTCAGGGCCTGTAAACATTACCGTTGACCGTGACGGCAAACTCTGGATGCCTGAATCCGCGGTTGGCAAGATCGCCATGATAGACCCTGCCACCGGCAACATCACAGAATACGCACCAAAAGGCTCAAACAAGCTCGTGGTGCCTACTTCCATATTCCCTGATCCAAACGGCCACGACCTCTATATCACCGAGCATGAAGGTCACACTGTCACAGCGTTCAACCCGCTCTTTGAGACGTTCCACGAGTATCCTGCCCTGAACAGCGCCGGCCTGCCCTTTGGAATGGCGGCTGACAGCTATGGCAACATATGGGTCGCCCAGCACACGATAGACCGGGTTGCAGTATTCGATCCAAGGACCGGCGCAAGCACCGAGGCCAAGATACCGACCTCTGGTTCATTCGTCCAATACCTAGTCGCTGACGACAAGGGCAAGATCTGGTTTGCAGAGCAGCAAGGATCTGCGCTTGGAAGCATCACGATAACTGCCAAGCCATCTTCGCCGGCGCCGCAGCCTGGCAACAACGGCACGCCTGAAGAAGCAAAAAGCCCCGTAACCAACATCGGCTTTTCGCTTGCCGACCTGGCAGGACCTGCAATAGCCGCCGGCATCGTGATAAGCGCACTGATGTACGCCAAGAGCGAGATGGACTTGAAGCGCAACGTCCGTACGGCTATGAGAAACCTGCACTAA